From Roseateles sp. SL47:
ACATGGACATCCTCGGCGCGCAAGCCACGATCCCGCAGGCGCGCACGCGCCTTGGGGCCAGCCAGGATCTGCAATGCCTGCATCAGCGGATCATCCTTTCTCGGTGCGCCGGCCTGATGGGATGCCGGGTCGCAGGGGGGTCAGAGCTTCATGTCCATGGACACGCCCAGCCAGGTGCGCGTGCGGCGCTCCACATAGCCGTAGTCGCTCCCCACCGCGGTGAGCGTCTGCGTGTCCAACGGGGCCAGATTATTGGCCGAGAGCCGCATCGAGGTACTGGGGGAGAAAGTCCATTGTGCGAATAGATCCAGCGACCGGGTGCGCGAGGTCTCCAGCGTTTGCCGGTTGGTCTGGCGGGTGATGTAGCCGGGCGTGAAGCTCAGATTGGCACCGGTGGTCAGCGGCAGGCCAGTGAAGCGGTAGTCGATGCCCAGGTTGCCCATCCAGGGCTGCTGCTGGTCCAGGCGGTTGTCCGGGCCGGACACTGCCTTCACACGCGACCGGTAAACGCTCAGCGAGCTGCGCAGGTTGAGCGCCGTCTTCGGGTCGAACACCCAGGGCAGCAATTCACCCGCGCGGCCCTTCAGTTCCACCTCCACGCCCGAGGTCTGCGCACGGGAGAAGTTGGTGGGTCGCAGTACGTAACGGGGCACCGGCACCAGCGCCGACGCGGGTTCCAGCGTGGTGACGTTGCGGATCAGGTTGTTGATGTTGCGATGGAAGAAGCCCAGGCTGAAGAGCCCGCCGCCGGCCAGGTAATGCTCATACGCCACATCCAGGCCGGTGGCCAGCTCCGGCTTCAGGGCCGGGTTGCCAACGCGGTCGGGTGAGAGCTCGTCGTTGGTCTCGGTCTCCAGCTGGTATTTGCTGTTGAGGGTGTAGCGGCCCATCAGCTGGGTCAGCTCCGGCGCCTTGTAGCTGCGGGTGAGGCTGCCCCGGATGATGTCTTTGCCCTTGGGGTCGATCTTGTAGTTGAGGTGCCACAGCGGGGTGAGCACGCTGCTGACATTACGCACGTCCACATCAATGCCGCGGCTGGTGCTGACAATGCGTTCCTGGCGCAGGCCGAAGTAGGTGGACCACTGCGGGTTGATTTCCCATTCGTCCTGGATATAGAAGGCCTGGCGCTGGATACGGGCGCCGAAGTCCTCGCCGTTGAGCGAAGCCAGTTGGGGCTCCCCATCCACCAGCGTGGTGCGGGTTTCCGTACGGCGGCGCCATTCCAGGTCCCAACCGACGGTCACGGTGTGATCGTCCCCCAGCAACTGGCTGTATTTGCCGGCCTGGGTGTAGCTGCGGTCCTTGTTGCCGCCCAAGGCGTCGATGGGCAGGTCCGGATCGTAGGTGTGGTTGTTGAAGCTGCTGCGCGCGTCCTGGATGCCCGCCTTCAGTTCCACCTTTTGCGTGTCGGTGAAGCGGTTGTTCCATTGCAGATTGCCGCGCAGCATCTGCCAGGTCCCGTCGTTGTCCGAATCCTGGTCGAGCTGCGGGGTGTTGTAGACCGCGTCCGGCCTGGTGCGGACATCAGTGCTCCACCAACCCTTCTGGGCAAAGCCCTGGAAGCTCAGGGTCTGGTCGTCATTGATGCGCCAGTTCACGCGCGGCGAGCTGTTGAACCCATGCCCATAGTTCAGCTGGTTGCCATGCTGCGAGGCCACCACCGGCTGGTCGTTTTCATCGGTGCCGGGCCGCGCCGCATTCAAGACGCTGCGCGCGCGCCACTGAAAACCCGACAGCGGCAGCGAGAGTGACACCGGGCCCAGCCGCTCACCCAGAGTGAAGGTGGCATTGGCCACCGGATGGTCGTTGGTGTAGACCATGCCCAGGCGCAGGTCGCGCTGGCTGGCCCGAGGCGCTTCCTTCAGGATGATGTTGATGGCCCCCGCCACCGCCTGCGCGCTCTGGTCGGCGGTGGGGCCCTTGGTGACCTCGATGCGTTCCACCTGGGCAGGGTCCAGCTGGTCCAGCTTGAAGCCGGGAGGCGCAGGGTCGCCATTGAGGAGGATCAGCGTGTAACCCGACCCCAGCCCCCGCATGCGCGGCGACCCATCGGCCACATTCACCCCGGGCAAGCGCTTGAGCACATCGGCCACGTTGGTGTCGCCGAATTTGTCCAGTTCCTCGCGGCCATAGATCTGCTTGGCCACCGGCGCGCGGCGACGGAGTTCGGTGTCACTCTGCTGGCGGCCTGTAATCTCGACCCGGTCCAGACGGCGTGACGGCGACTCCGCCCCGGGCGCACCCGTGACGTCCTGCGCCCGCGCGGGGGCTGACGACACCATCAGCAGGCCCAGCGCCGCCAGCAGCGGGACGCCACCAAGGCCGGTCGACAGGGGAGAAACAAACGAGCGGACCGGGGCCAGGCCACGGTCGAAAAGGCTGTGATTCAAGCGGAGCTCCGCAGTGTGCAGTCGATAGAGACGCATGGCCGGCCTCCTACCCACCCCTCCCCTGCGCGGCCTCTGCTCTTGGGGCAGAGGGCCACTCCTTCTGGGGGTCCGAGCTCGGACGACTGCCACGATGGGCGGATGATGGCAGGAATGTGTGACCGTGCTGAAGGTCAGTGGCATGCTTCAGACACAGCGCTTTGTCGAGTGCCGCTGCCGTGATTTTCTGGGCGGTTCGCTGGGGCCCCGGAAAGAGAAACGCCGCCCGTTGGGGCGGCGCTCAGGTCTCCCCAGCGGCGGAAGGCATCTCCGCCGGACTGGAGCCGGGTGTCAGCGCTTCAGCTTGGCGAACGCTGCGGCCATGGCATTGCCCACCGGCGCAGCTTGGCGATCCCCGCCACCCTGCCGGGCCCCGCCGCCCTGGCGTTCATTGCGGGCAGGCGGGCGGAAGCTGTTGTCCGGCTTGCTGCCGGCGCGCGGCGCCGGGGCCTCCAGCTTCATGGTCAGCGAGATGCGCTTGCGGGCCATGTCCACTTCCAGCACCTTCACCTTGACGATGTCGCCGGTCTTGACCACTTCGCGAGCGTCGTTGACGAACTTGTTGGACAGCTGGCTCACATGCACCAGGCCGTCCTGATGCACCCCCAGATCGACAAAGGCACCGAACTGAGCCACGTTGGACACCGTGCCTTCCAGCACCATGCCTTCCTTGAGGTCCTTCAGGTCTTCCACGCCGTCGTTGAAGCGCGCCACCTTGAAGTCCGGGCGCGGGTCACGACCCGGCTTTTCCAGCTCGGCGAGGATGTCCTTGACGGTGATGGCGCCAAAACGCTCGTCGGCAAAGGCTTCGGGCTTGAGCGTGCGGATGACGTCGCTCTTGCCCATCAGGTCATGGATGGGGCGCGACACCTGGGTCAGGATGCGTTGCACCACCGGATAGGTCTCGGGGTGGACGCCGCTCATGTCCAGCGGATTGTCGCCATCGCGGATGCGCAGGAAGCCGGCCGCCTGTTCAAAGGTCTTGGGGCCGAGGCCGCTCACATCCAGCAGTTGCTGACGGTTGCGGAAGGCGCCGTTGGCATCGCGCCAGCGCACGATGGCATTGGCCACGCTGCCCGACAGGCCGGACACCCGCGACAGCAACGGTGCGGACGCCGTGTTCAGGTCCACCCCCACCGAGTTCACGCAGTCTTCCACCACCGCATCCAGCGTGCGGGCGAGTTCACTCTGGTTGACATCGTGCTGATACTGCCCCACACCAATCGACTTGGGGTCGATCTTGACCAGCTCGGCCAGCGGATCCTGCAGGCGCCGGGCAATGGAAACGGCACCGCGCAACGACACGTCCAGCTCCGGCAATTCCTTGGAGGCGAACTCCGAGGCGGAATACACCGAGGCGCCGGCCTCGCTGACCACCACCTTCTGGATCTCGGCTGCGGGTGCGCCTTGCGCCTGGGACAGCATCTGCTGGATGCGCTTGATGAGGTCGGCGGCCAGCTTGTCGGTCTCGCGGGAGGCCGTGCCGTTGCCGATGGCGATCAGGTTCACCCCGTGGGTGGCGCACAGGCGACCGAGGGTGTGGATGGAACCTTCCCAATCGCGCTTGGGTTCATGCGGATAGACCGTGGCGGTGTCCAGCACACGGCCGGTGTCGCTCACCACGGCCACCTTCACGCCGGTGCGGATGCCGGGGTCCAGGCCCATCACCACGCGCTTGCCGGCCGGTGCGGCCAGCAGCAGATCGCGCAGGTTCTCGGCGAAGACCTTGGTGGCCACCTTCTCGGCCTCCTCCCGCAGGCGCGAGAACAGGTCACGCTCCAGGCTGAGGGAGAGCTTGACCTTCCAGGTCCAGGCGATGGTCTTGCGCAGGAGGTCGTCGCAGGCGCGCTTGGTGTGCGTCCAACCCAGATGGCGGGCGATGCGGCCTTCGGCCATGGTCGGCTGGCCGGGGACCACTTCCTCATCCAGCACCAGCTTGGCATCCAGGAATTCCTGCGTGCGGCCACGGAAGACAGCCAGGGCCCGATGTGAGGGCACGGTGCGGATCGGTTCGGCGTAATCGAAATAGTCGCGGAACTTGGCGATGTCCGGATTGTTTTCGTCCTTGCCGTCCATCAGCTTGGACTTGAACAGACCTTCTTCCCACAGCCATTCACGCAGCTTGCCGATCAGCGCGGCGTCTTCGGCCCAGCGTTCGGACAGGATGTCGCGAACGCCATCGAGCACCGCATAAGCGTCTGCGAATCCGGCCTCGGCGTTGAGGCATTTGGCGGCCTCCGCCATGGGGTCCAGCGTGGGGTCCGCAAACAGCTGATCCGCCAGCGGCTCCAGGCCGGCTTCGCGGGCGATCATGCCTTTGGTGCGGCGCTTGGGCTTGTAGGGCAGGTAGAGGTCTTCCAGCTCCTGCTTGGTGGGTGCAGCGGAGATGGCGGCGGCCAGTTCGGGCGTGAGTTTGCCCTGCTCTTCGATGCTTTTGAGCACTGCTTCGCGGCGCTCTTCCAGTTCACGCAGGTAGGCCAAGCGGACTTCGAGTTCACGCAGCTGGGCGTCGTCCAGGCCGTCGGTGGCTTCCTTGCGGTAACGCGCAATGAAGGGCACGGTCGCTCCTCCATCCAGCAGTTCCACAGCGGCATTGACCTGTGCCGGGCGGACGTTCAGCTCGGCGGCAATCTGAAGAAGGATTTTGTCCAAGACAACTACAGGCCCAGGGGCCAAAACAGCGAAACGGAAAGTATAGGGCCCCCGATGGACTCGCCTTGGGCGAGCCCATTCGCCCCGCTCTACCGGATCGATCTCCCGGATCGATCTGCCGGATCGATCGCCCGGATCGATCTCCGTATCGGCATGCGCCGGACCGGTCACCCAGTTTCAGGAGGGGCCGCCGCTCCCACACCGACCTCCTGCCCCCCCCCCTTGCCGACACGCAACACACGCTGCGCCCCGGCAATCGTTTCGGGCCGGTGCGCGATGACCAGCCGGGTGAGCGGGAGGCGCGCCAAAGCCGTCGTGATCTTTCGTTCCAGCTCCACGTCCAAATGGCTGGTGGCTTCGTCCATGGCCAGCAGGCGCGGCTGCTTGTAAATGGCCCTGGCGAGAAGAATTCGCTGCCGTTGCCCACCCGAGAGGCCGGCCCCAAGGTCACCCACCAGCGTCTGGTAGCCCATCGGCATGCCGACGATGTCTTCATGCACCTGCACCCAACGCGCGCTGGCTTGCACACGCTCCAAGTCCGGCTGCAAATCAAAAAATGAAATGTTCTCCGCAATGGACCCGGTCAGCAGCACATCCTCTTGCATCACCGTCCCGACCACCCTTCGATAATTCCGTGCGCCGAGATGTCCGATCCGTTGTCCACCAAAAAGAACTTCACCCTCGCTCGGCTCCAGCAATCCCAAGGCAATCTTCAGCAGCGTGGTCTTGCCGCGCACCGTTCGGCGTGCCCCATCAACTGACGCAGTGTGGCGCCCTTCAGCGACACCCCACAGAGCCGCCGCAACGCCTGCAAGTCTTGGAACCGCCCGTGTGCAGCGGAGATCATCGCCAGGCAGGCCAGCCCGCATTCCCCGGCCTCCGACTGCAGAGTGAGATGTATCACTTTGGCCGCTTGAGAAAGCCCATCCAGGTTGTACCAGCGAGATAACCAAGGGCAATCATGAAAGCTTTATAGATGGCCAAGAATAACCCGAAGCGATCGACCAAAAAACAAAGATTCACAGAGAAGATAACCAATAAAAATGTCGTTAGTCGCCACATGTTTTGACAACCGAACATCTCCGATGCGAATCGGACCATGATGTAAACAAATAAGCACGAATTAATTACGGTCTGCAGGTCTATAGACAGATTCATAATGAAAGGAGGGGCGCGCCCCTCTCGTTATAAATTTTTATTTCGTGGCTGTGGGCTTCTGAACCCAGCGGCCTCCGCCTCCAGCGAAACTGGAAAACACACCGGTTGCTACGGCGCTCCCCCACATGCCTACGCCCCCGTAGAATCCAGCTACACCGCCAAGAATGGCGCCCGCTACGATCTGTCCGGCATTACCACCCGAGTGCCATGGTCCGTAACCGCCGACTATCGCTCCCGCAATTGCTCCGGCCACCAGCAAACCGCCTGCCACCTCTTCAAGTTGGTCTTCAGCCAAAATTTCCATAGTTTCTTCCTTTCTTCTCCTCAGCCGAAAAGCGTTCGGCCCGCATCAGCTTGACGTCGCCATGGGCGCTGGAAACAAATTCGTGAATATGGACAATTGAAATTCATGCAGTGCTCTAGCTGCGGAGCCCTTCAGAAAAGGAGAAAGGCGCAATACGGGTTCAAACAGCCACTCCTATACTGCACGGCGATCCTGAATCACATCCCCCTCCAAACTCATCCCCGGGCGTAACGGCCGCATTTCGCCATACGTATTGACGAATTGCTTTTCCAATTCCACGGTGATCCGGTAGAGCGGCTCATTGCTTTGTGCCGACGTCAGCAGAGCCTGCGTCTGCCCGGGAGGGAGGTCCGGCGGTGCAAGCGGGGTTTGACTGATCGAAATGACCGTGCCGCGTGACATGCCAAACTTTTGGTAGGGATACGCGGCGTAGCGCAGCCACACCGTCTGCCCCGGCTGCACGAACCCAGCCGTTCGGCTCGGTGCATAAAGCTGGGCCTCCAGAAGACCACGGCCCGTTGCGCTGCGGGTGGCCGACGCCGTTGGATGGCCGGGGGGTTGATCTGGCGTCCCGTTGGCAATGAGGCTCATGAACGTCTGACCTGGCTGCACCGATTCACCCGCGTGCAACACAATCCCGCTGACAACGCCGTCCTGCGGCGCAGTGATCACCACGCCGCCTCTCGCTTCGTTCTCATGGGCCTCCTGCGCCAAAGTGGCCAAAAGACTGTTCAACTGAGCATGCCGGGTGGCAGCAGTACTCTTGCCAGTACGCGCCTCCGATTGCAGGTTGCGGATGTCACGTCGCAGTGACTCGATGCTTCGCTCCGCGCTGCGTTCACGCAGTTGAAGGTCCAGTAGCTCTTGGAGCTTCTCCTGACTCTGGGCCAGTGAAGCAAATCCATCACGCGCCAGTTCTTCAAAACGAGCGTGGTTTTTGAGCGCCAGTTGTGTGCGTCTGCGAAGCGTCGATACATCGGCCTCCAGATGGGCCACTTCTTCGCGCATGCTCTGAAGCCGCTCCCCTAGCGCGTCTTCACGCTCCCGCGATTGCTGCTCAAGCAGTGTGCGTTCCATCGTGACCGCTTCCCGTCGCTGCGTGATGGACTGCGCCACCAATGCCGTGGCGTCACCGTGCTCCAGCTGTCTGGGGTTGTTCAGCCTCAAAAGGGCCTGGCCGGATTGGACGTGCTGCCCCTCGCTGACCCACAGTGCCGCCACCGTCCCGGCGTGCGGCGCGTTCACACGAACCAGCCCCTCGCTCGGGAGAAGCAATCCGCTCAGACGTGCCTTCCGAGTGACCTGCCCGGTGAATGCAAACACGATCAGCGCAATGACCAGCAGCAGGGCCGCACCTGCCACCCATTCAAATCTCGGAAGTCGGGCCAAAGAGGCGCGCCCCAGCCAAGGGTTGGCTCGGGCTTCCAATACTTCCGAACGAAACAACTGACGGTTGATCACCAGCCCTCTCCCTACACCGGTTGTGCCGTCACAGCTCGACGTCGTGTACGACACGTCCCTATGTGGCTTCACCTGCGCAACTGTTCGCGAGGAAGAGAAAAAATCAGCTCATTGCAGTGGGTGAAGACCCAAGAATTTGCATTTGCAAAACAGCCGTTCGCCGGCAATACCCGACGGAATCAAGGGGCACGATCTCATGAGCAGCAAGCAAAAAAAGGGCGACCTCGGGTCGCCCTCTTATCGCGCGCCTCTTGCACGCCTCTTGCACGCCTCTTGCACGCCTCTCGCACGCCTCTTGCTGAGCTCTTGCCCGGCTTTCCAGCCGCGCTCCCTAGGCACTCAAGCAGCCGCCGCGACCAGGGCCTGTGAACACTACACCTTCGGTGCCTCCCGACACCACGCCGCCGCCCCCTCGCCCGCCACCACACCACTGGCCATGGCCGCCGTCAGCAGGTAGCCACCGGTCGGCGCTTCCCAATCCAGCATTTCGCCGGCCGAAAAAACACCGGGACGGCGCTTCAGCATCAGACGCTCATCCAGCGACTCCAGGCACACACCGCCCGCCGTGCTGATGGCCTCGGCCACCGGCCGTGGCGCGGTCAGACGCAATGGCAACGCCTTGATGGTACGGGCCAGGGTGGCGGCATCTGCATGCTGCGCCTTGTCCAGCACCTCATGCAGCAGCGCGGCCTTCAGCCCGTCCAGGTTGAGCCGGCTCTTGAGGTGGGACGACATGGAGCGCGACCCCCGCGGATAGGCCACCTGCTCCAGCACCCAGTTCGCCTCACGGCCCGGCAACAGGTCCAGGTGGATCAGCGCCTCGCCCTGCGTCTCGATGACATCGCGGATCAGCGCCGAAGCGGCATACACCAGCGACCCTTCGATGCCGGTGGCCGTCACCACAAACTCCCCCTGACGCGCGAATTGCCGTCCGTCCGGCGATGACACGCTCAGGGCCACAGGCTTGATCGGCTGGCCGGCAAACTTGTCGACAAAGAACGGCGTCCACCCCGGCGCGTTCTCGCCAAGCCGGCGCACGCCCAGATCAAATCCGCAATTCGCCGCTCGCAATTCCCGCACCTGCGCACCGGTGCCGCTCACCAGTGGCACCCAGCGGCCGTCCGACCCCAGTTGAGGCCAGGAGGCCCCACCCAGCGCCAGCACCACCGCATCCCCCTGCCACACGGACTCGCCCTCCGGCCCCTGGAAGCGGCAGCGTCCGTCGTCCGTCCAGCCCAGCCAGCGGTGGCGCATGTGCAGCCGCACGCCCTGCCCACGCAGGCGGTGCAGCCATGCGCGCAACAGCGGCGCCGCCTTGAGGTCTTTGGGGAACACACGGCCGGACGTACCCACAAAGGTTTCCACGCCCAGTTCGGCCGCCCAGGCCCGCAAGGCCTCGCCATCGAATCGGTCGAGCCAATGCCCCACCGCCGACTGGCGTTCGAAATAGCGTTCGTCAAAACGCGGGCGCGTCTCCGAATGCGTCAGGTTGAGACCGCCCTTGCCAGCCAGCAGGAACTTGCGACCGACCGACGCCATGGCATCAAAGAGATCAACCGACACACCGGCCATGGCCAGGCGCTCGGCAGCCATCAGCCCGGCGGGGCCGCCGCCGATGACCAGCACACGGCCTGAAGCGCTGCCAGTCGCAGCGTCAGGCACGGAAGAAGAGGAAGAGAGGGAGGTAGCGTTGTGATCGGGCATGTTGAGACCCGGCGCAAAACTCCATCAACTTCTGGGCGCCGGGCTGGCAGTGTGCCAGACCCCGGCGCCCACCGGGGCGCCTCAGGCCTCGCGCAGCGCCTTGCGCAGGCTGGCACCAATCTCCGGGCGATCCTTGAACGGATCCGTCGGGTTGCGCCCCTGCATCACATCCTCCAGCCGTGTCTGCACGCCCTGCAGAGCCTGCGGGTGGCTGAAGATGTAGAAGCGGTCTTCATCCATCGCGTCAAATACCAGACGCGCCACATCGGCTGCGCTGAGCTTGCCGGAGGACACGGCCTTGTCCGTCTGCGCCTGGGAGATCAGCTGGCTGCGGGTGGGCTTATCGGCACTCAGGGTCTGTGGACGATTGCGGTGGCTTTGTGTGATGCCGGTCGGCACGAAGAACGGGCACAGCACCGAGCACCGCACCTGCTCAGTGACCAGTGACAGGTCCTGATAGAGCGTTTCGCTGAGCGACACCACCGCGTGCTTGGAGACGTTGTAGACGCCCATGTTGGGCGGATTCAGCATGCCCGCCATCGACGACGTGTTGACGATGTGTCCCTGCCAGGTCGGGTCCTTCTGCGCCGCCTCCAGCATCATGGGCGTGAACAGGCGCACGCCATGCACCACACCCATCAGGTTGACGCCCAGCACCCATTCCCAGTCGTTGAGCGTGTTCTCCCAGATCAGCCCGCCGGCGCCCACACCGGCATTGTTGAAGACGAAGTTCGGCGCACCAAAGCGCTCCTGCACCGCTGCCGCCAGCGCCTGCATCTCGTCGGCCTTGGCGACATCCACACGGCGCGCCAGCACGGAATGGGCCGAGAACTCCTGCGCGGCACGATCCAGCGCATCCTGCTGCACATCACACAGCACCAGGTTCATGCCGCGGCTGGCCGCGATGCGAGCCACCTCCAGGCCAAAGCCGGAGCCGGCGCCGGTGATGACGGCCGTCTTTCCCTGATAGTCCTTCATGCGCGTGTCTCCTCTTTCTTGAGCATGTAGCCGATGCGCGGAAAGTGCACCTGCACCCGCCCGGCCCGCTCGTCCTCGCGGGCCAGGGTCACACTGTGCGTGTCCAGGCCCACCAGGGTGCCAGTGACGGCATCACGGGCATAGTCAGCGGGCGTGACGCTGATCCGCTCACCCGCCTCGAAACCCAGACCCTGCTGCACCTGCAGGGTCTGCGGCGTGCTGGACCGCGCCAGGGCAATGGCCGCCTCGCCATCCAGCTTGCCGGCACGTTCGCCGTGACCCACGGCGGCCACCCGCGACATCCAGGTTTTCAGCAGCTCATGGGGTGCCAGGATGTCGGCCAGAGCGCCCGCCCGGGAGACAAACCACAGCGGGTGATAGACGCTCAGATCCGCCACGCTCGGCTCCGTCCCCAGCAACCAGGGGCGTCCATCACGCAGCATGTCGGACACCCAGTCCAGATAGCGATGCAGCGCCGCGCCTGCATCCGGGCCACTGACGCGCGGTGTGCCTTCCGACATGGCGCGCCGGTCCGCGACAAAGGCTTTAAAGGCCTCGGGCGGCACGCCTTCAAACAGCGCGGCCAGGCCGGGCGGCTGCATGGCGTAGGGCAAAACCGTCCAGAACAGATCCGTGTCCGCCCATTGCGCCAGCACACGCGCCTGGCCCGCCACTGCCGCAGGGAAGAGGCTGGGTGTGGGGGACAAGCGCTCCAGCACCTCGGCCATCAGGGCGGTGTCGCAGTAGATGTCCGCGCCGATCTGAAGAAAGGGGGTGCGCCGGTAGCCACCGGTCAGCGCCACCACATCAGGCTTGGGCAGCACCATCGGCACCGTGACCGATCGCCAGGCCAGGCCCTTGAGGCCCATCATCAGACGGGCCTTTTCGGCAAAGGGCGAGGCCCCGTAGTGATGCAGGATCAAGTCGCTCATCCATGTCTCCTTGATGGGGCCGCGCCGATCTGATGCCGGCTGCGGCGGGGTGTGAGCTGCGGTGTCGCTCAGCCAGCCGCTTCGCGACGCATATCGATGTGGGGAATGCCGTCTTCGTCGTAGACGTCCGAGATCGCGACGAAACCGAAGCTGCCGTAGAAGTCGCGCAGATGCGCCTGGGCGCCGAGTTCGATGGTGGACGCGGGCCAGAGCCGGGCGCAGGCGGCCAGCGCCTCCTGCATCAGCGGACGTCCCAGGCCGGTCCCGCGGGCGGCTGGCGCGGTCAGGACCCGGCCGATGCGGGCCGCACCGCTGTCATCCACAGCGCCAGGGGCCAGCAGCCGTGCATACGCCAGCAGTTGGCTCCCCTCGCCCAGGGCCTGCAGATGCCAGGCGTCTTCGTCCAGGCCGTCCGGGTCGAGATAGATGCATTGCTGCTCCACCACAAACACTTCCGAACGCAGCTTCATCATGCGGTAGAGCGCGCGAGGTGTCATGGCCTCCATCAGCTCGCAGCGCCAGAGCGGGGACGTCATCAGATCAGTTTCACCAGTTGCTTGCCGAAGTTCTTGCCCTTGAGCAGGCCCAGGAAGGCCTCGGGGGCACTGTCCAGGCCCTGCGCCACGGTCTCGCGGTACTTGAGCTTGCCGGTGGCCACCAAAGTGCCCAGTTCCTTGAGCGCTTCCGGCCACACGTCCATGTGCTCAGAGACAATGAAACCTTCTACCTTCATGCGGTTGACCAGAATCAGCTGCGGCGCCGACATCGGAATCGGGTCTCCGTTGTAGCCGGCGATCATGCCGCACATGGCCACACGGCTGAAGGCATTCGCGCGCACCATCACCGCATCGAGAATCATGCCGCCGACGTTCTCGAAGTAGCCATCGATGCCATTCGGGCATGCGGCCTTCAGCGCTGCTGCCAGGGACTTCACGTCCTTGTGCTGCTTGTAGTCGATGCAGGCATCAAAGCCCAGTTCTTCCACCACATAGCGGCACTTCTCGGCGCCTCCGGCCAGGCCCACCGCGCGGGCCCCCCGCACCTTGGCCAATTGCCCCACCGCGCCACCCACCGCCCCACTGGCCGCGCTCACCACGACGGTTTCGCCAGCCTTGGGGTTGATGATCTTCACCAGGCCATACCAGCCGGTCACCCCTGGCATGCCAACGGCCCCCAGATAGGCCGACAACGGCACATGCGTGGTGTCCACCTTCTGCAGCACGCCGCGCTGCTGGCCGTCCACCACCTGGTATTCCTGCCAGCCGCCCATGCCCACCACCTTGTCGCCCAC
This genomic window contains:
- a CDS encoding NADP-dependent oxidoreductase, which produces MNQINRQIQLASRPSGEPTVDNFKLVETPVPELADGQVLVRNHYLSLDPYMRGRMSDSKSYADPQPLNQVMIGGTVGEVVASRNTHFAVGDKVVGMGGWQEYQVVDGQQRGVLQKVDTTHVPLSAYLGAVGMPGVTGWYGLVKIINPKAGETVVVSAASGAVGGAVGQLAKVRGARAVGLAGGAEKCRYVVEELGFDACIDYKQHKDVKSLAAALKAACPNGIDGYFENVGGMILDAVMVRANAFSRVAMCGMIAGYNGDPIPMSAPQLILVNRMKVEGFIVSEHMDVWPEALKELGTLVATGKLKYRETVAQGLDSAPEAFLGLLKGKNFGKQLVKLI
- a CDS encoding GNAT family N-acetyltransferase, whose translation is MTSPLWRCELMEAMTPRALYRMMKLRSEVFVVEQQCIYLDPDGLDEDAWHLQALGEGSQLLAYARLLAPGAVDDSGAARIGRVLTAPAARGTGLGRPLMQEALAACARLWPASTIELGAQAHLRDFYGSFGFVAISDVYDEDGIPHIDMRREAAG
- a CDS encoding glutathione S-transferase family protein; amino-acid sequence: MSDLILHHYGASPFAEKARLMMGLKGLAWRSVTVPMVLPKPDVVALTGGYRRTPFLQIGADIYCDTALMAEVLERLSPTPSLFPAAVAGQARVLAQWADTDLFWTVLPYAMQPPGLAALFEGVPPEAFKAFVADRRAMSEGTPRVSGPDAGAALHRYLDWVSDMLRDGRPWLLGTEPSVADLSVYHPLWFVSRAGALADILAPHELLKTWMSRVAAVGHGERAGKLDGEAAIALARSSTPQTLQVQQGLGFEAGERISVTPADYARDAVTGTLVGLDTHSVTLAREDERAGRVQVHFPRIGYMLKKEETRA